The Oxalobacteraceae bacterium OTU3CINTB1 genome includes a window with the following:
- a CDS encoding glutathione binding-like protein, with amino-acid sequence MIDLYTAATPNGHKISIALEELELTYTLHALELSTNEQKQPWFLAINPNGRIPAIIDRSEDNFAVFESGAILIYLAEKTGELMPTDFKGRSRVLQWLMFQMGGVGPMMGQANVFYRYFPEKIQPAIDRYQGESKRLFRVLDGHLADNEYLAGDYSIADIANFAWVNIHNWTGIPVDDLPNLQRWLAAIRERPAVKRGLILPPRVERTTPEELEQVAVEARKMLETGQSRAGGV; translated from the coding sequence ATGATCGACCTTTACACCGCCGCCACGCCCAATGGCCACAAGATCTCCATCGCGCTCGAAGAGCTGGAACTGACCTACACGCTGCATGCGCTGGAGTTGTCGACCAATGAGCAGAAGCAGCCGTGGTTCCTGGCGATTAACCCGAACGGCCGCATCCCGGCCATCATCGACCGCTCGGAAGACAATTTCGCCGTGTTCGAATCGGGCGCCATCCTGATCTACCTGGCCGAGAAGACCGGCGAGTTGATGCCCACCGATTTCAAGGGCCGCTCCAGGGTGCTGCAATGGCTGATGTTCCAGATGGGCGGCGTCGGTCCGATGATGGGGCAGGCCAACGTCTTCTACCGCTACTTCCCCGAGAAGATCCAGCCGGCGATCGACCGCTATCAGGGCGAGAGCAAGCGCCTGTTCCGCGTGCTCGATGGCCATCTGGCCGACAACGAATACCTGGCCGGCGATTATTCGATCGCCGATATCGCCAATTTCGCGTGGGTGAATATTCACAACTGGACCGGGATCCCGGTCGACGATTTGCCGAATCTGCAGCGCTGGCTGGCGGCGATCCGCGAGCGGCCCGCCGTCAAGCGCGGCTTGATCCTGCCGCCGCGCGTGGAGCGCACCACGCCGGAGGAACTGGAGCAAGTGGCGGTCGAGGCGCGCAAAATGCTGGAGACCGGCCAATCGCGCGCAGGGGGCGTGTGA
- a CDS encoding YceI family protein has translation MTHTQITHLRRAARNPSNAALRSLAGAALLITLAACSPLQAPSAGTGAASGPSEPAPAAPARAAAPSAPSAARILTIDSAQSLIAVTVRRGGVLARLGHDHVVASRTVTGTVAPAHNRADFQFRLDQMTVDEPDLRRAAGLEKQPSADAIDGTRTNMLTKVLDAERYPVVSVRAERGAAGEPLRVAITLHGVTRDYAIPVDLREDNGVMTVSGTVDLNQTDFGLVPFSVMGGAMTVQDKMALRFTLVAK, from the coding sequence ATGACGCATACACAAATCACGCACCTTCGTCGCGCAGCGAGAAATCCGTCGAACGCCGCGCTGCGCAGCCTGGCCGGCGCCGCGCTGCTGATTACGTTGGCCGCCTGCTCGCCGCTGCAAGCGCCAAGCGCAGGCACCGGCGCGGCATCCGGCCCATCCGAACCAGCGCCGGCCGCTCCCGCGCGTGCCGCCGCGCCTTCCGCCCCGAGCGCGGCGCGCATCCTCACCATCGACAGCGCCCAATCGCTGATCGCCGTCACCGTGCGGCGCGGCGGCGTGCTGGCGCGGCTCGGCCACGATCACGTGGTCGCCAGCCGCACGGTCACCGGCACGGTCGCGCCGGCGCACAACCGCGCCGACTTCCAGTTCCGTCTTGACCAGATGACGGTGGACGAACCGGATCTGCGGCGCGCCGCCGGTCTGGAAAAGCAGCCGTCGGCCGACGCCATCGACGGCACGCGAACCAATATGCTGACCAAGGTCTTGGACGCCGAGCGCTATCCCGTGGTGTCGGTGCGCGCCGAACGCGGCGCGGCCGGCGAACCGCTGCGCGTGGCGATCACACTGCACGGCGTCACGCGCGACTACGCCATCCCGGTCGATCTGCGCGAGGACAACGGCGTGATGACCGTCAGCGGCACGGTCGATCTGAACCAGACGGATTTCGGCCTCGTACCGTTTTCGGTGATGGGCGGCGCCATGACCGTCCAGGACAAAATGGCGCTGCGCTTCACGCTGGTTGCAAAATAA
- a CDS encoding LysE family translocator, translating into MLITPEQFFGFLSAALLITISPGPDNLMVLSVGMSRGRRQGMVFGLGCALGCVSHTVLAALGVSALIKASPLAFGALKLVGGAYLIWLGIGALRSRGGARVNSAGGVPDESLGKLFAKGLFANAINPKVVLFFLSFLPQFVVAERGNASWQTAQLGLLFTAQGVLVFGLLGYFSGTVGAWINRHPGAGMWMDRVAGVIFVGLGLRLIVAR; encoded by the coding sequence GTGTTAATTACTCCAGAACAATTCTTCGGCTTTCTCAGCGCCGCGCTGTTGATCACCATTTCACCGGGTCCGGACAATCTGATGGTGCTCAGCGTGGGCATGTCGCGCGGGCGCCGGCAGGGCATGGTTTTCGGTCTGGGGTGCGCGCTTGGCTGCGTGAGCCACACGGTGCTGGCGGCGCTGGGCGTCAGCGCGCTGATCAAGGCGTCGCCGCTGGCCTTCGGCGCGCTCAAGCTGGTGGGCGGCGCGTATCTGATCTGGCTCGGCATCGGCGCCTTGCGCAGCCGTGGCGGCGCGCGCGTCAATAGCGCCGGCGGGGTGCCCGATGAAAGCCTGGGCAAGTTGTTCGCCAAAGGCTTGTTCGCCAACGCGATCAATCCGAAGGTGGTGCTGTTTTTCCTCTCGTTCCTGCCGCAGTTCGTGGTGGCCGAGCGTGGCAACGCCAGTTGGCAGACCGCGCAACTGGGGCTGCTGTTCACGGCGCAGGGTGTGCTGGTGTTTGGCTTGCTGGGCTATTTTTCGGGCACGGTGGGCGCATGGATCAACCGCCATCCCGGCGCCGGGATGTGGATGGACCGGGTGGCGGGCGTGATTTTCGTCGGTCTCGGACTGCGCCTGATCGTCGCCCGCTAA
- a CDS encoding glutathione S-transferase family protein has product MKFYTSSRTPNPRRVAMFMAEKGLADVEQVQIDLGTGQNRSAEFLEKNPFGRVPVLELDDGRLLSETRAICSWLEGYAPEPNLMGEGYDERAFIEMTDRRVELHLFFGIANCVRHTHPGLAILEQPQFADFGASQGEKMRDTARWLDRLLAEQPFVAGQRFTIADITAFCALEFARGLMKFRPSAEGMPHLQAWRDRIAERPSASTRF; this is encoded by the coding sequence ATGAAGTTCTACACGTCGAGCCGCACGCCCAACCCGCGCCGGGTCGCCATGTTCATGGCCGAGAAAGGCCTGGCGGATGTGGAGCAGGTGCAGATCGATCTGGGCACGGGCCAGAACCGTAGCGCCGAATTCCTGGAGAAGAATCCGTTCGGCCGCGTGCCGGTGCTGGAGCTGGACGACGGCCGTTTGCTGAGCGAGACGCGCGCCATTTGCAGCTGGCTGGAAGGCTATGCGCCGGAGCCCAATCTGATGGGGGAGGGCTACGACGAGCGGGCCTTCATCGAGATGACGGACCGCCGGGTGGAGCTGCATCTGTTCTTCGGCATCGCCAACTGCGTGCGGCATACGCATCCGGGGCTGGCGATATTGGAGCAGCCGCAGTTTGCCGATTTCGGCGCGTCGCAGGGAGAGAAGATGCGCGACACGGCGCGCTGGCTCGACCGCCTGCTCGCCGAGCAGCCGTTCGTCGCCGGGCAGCGCTTCACCATCGCCGACATCACGGCGTTCTGCGCGCTGGAGTTCGCGCGCGGCTTGATGAAGTTCCGGCCGTCCGCCGAAGGGATGCCGCATCTGCAGGCGTGGCGCGACCGCATCGCGGAGCGCCCCAGCGCGTCGACCAGGTTTTAA